The genomic segment CCCAAACTATCACAACTTTCTCAAACTATCGCAaccttccccaactcccccaaGTCTCACGACCCCCACAGACTCTCACAACCTCCTCAAATGATCACAAGTCTCCCCAAACTATCACAACTTTCTCAAACTATCGCGACCttccccaactctcccaagtCTCACGACCCCCCCAGACTCTCACAACCTCCTCAAGTGATCACAAGTCCCTAAACTATCACAACTTTCTCAAACTCTCGCAACCTTCCCCAGCTCTCCCAAGTCTCACGACCCCCACAACCTCCTCAAATGATCACAAGTCTCCCCAAACTATCACAACCCTCCCCGACTATCCCAGCCggacccccgcctcctcctcctccctcagtggCTCTCCGAACCCAGGGGTCAACAGGGCTGCCCCCGCCTGCCTCGGTGACGCTGTtgggagggccgggggggggatacGGAGGCCGGGCAGAGTAGCCGCCGCACCCCCGAGTGACCCGGGGGCCGACGGGCAGCACGGACTCAAGTTGGGCCAGGGGAGGCTGTCCGCGAGTCCGTAGGCCAGGCCGTGCCTGCGCCTGccggctgtttgaccttgagaaagtccctCGACCTCTCTGTTTCCGTTTCCACGTCTGCGCAACCGAGTCACTGACCCCAGCCTCCCCTCGCCACCCCGGGTCGACTTCAAGCGCGTCTTCGACACGCTCCCACgtgccggccccctccctcccaggccgCTGGCCGCCCCGCTTTACCTTTCTCGTCCCCCACGTTCATGGCCCACTCTTTGCGCCGGCAGTAGTCGTCGATGGTGTCCAGGACGCTCTGGGGGTTGCCGCGCTCAGCCCGCCGCAGCACCCATCGCAGAATCCTCTGCTCCTTGCTGCCGCCCAGGACCAAGTTGGCGGCCGACTCCAGGATGGTTTCGTTCCAGAAGAGGATGGTGGGGCCGTGGTGGTGGGCGAGCCGCGCCAGCAGGGCCAGCAGCGCCAACAGGGCCAACAGGGCCACCAGGCCGGTGGGCACCGCGGGGATGCCTGGCATCTGCGACGGAGAGAGGCGGGGAGCGGTCGGGGCCCGGACGACGCGGCCTGGAGTTCCTTGCGGGATGGAGCCGGGAATGGGGCCCGAGGTTCCTGGCGGCTTTGAGTcggggcgggacggggggcggAGTGGGAGCTCAGGCAGCCGGTTTTGGTCGCCTGCCAAACTCACAGTTCCCACCAACAACGGCCAGAGTCCGGCTCCCGGACACCGGAAGCCTGCGGGATGGCAGTTTGGAAGAATGCCCAGTCCAGTCCTCCCcagccttctagaccgtaagcttgctgtggagagGGTgtgtcttttattaataataataatggcatttattaagcgcttactacgtgccaagcactgttcgaaacactggggaggtgacaaggcgaccaggtggtcccacggggcccTCGCAGTTTGaatctgaggagcagcgtggctcagtggaaagagcccgggctctggagtcagaggttgggggttcaaatcccggctccgccacttgtcagctgggtgactttgggcgagtcacttcgcttctcggggcctcagttccctcatctggaagatgggggtgaagaccgtgagccccccgtgggacaacctgatcaccctgtaacctccccagcgcttagaatagtgctttgcacatagtaagcacttaataaatgccatcattattattattattaatccctatttggctgatgagggaactgaggcccagagaacaacaataacaataacaatgatggcatttattaagcgcttactatgtgcatagaactgttctaagcgctggggaggttacaaggcaatcaggttgccccacggggggctcacaatcttaacccccattttacagatgaggtaactgaggcacagagaagtcaagtgacttgcccaaagtcacacagctgacaattggcagagccaggatttgaacccatgacctctgactccaaagcccgggctcttgccactgagccacgctgcttctttactgtactgtcccaaccgctgagtccagtgctccgcacacagtaagcactcgataagtaagATGGAATTTAtgattcgtatttactgagcgcttactgtaagcagagcactgtactaagtgcttgggggagtaaaataataataatgatggcatttattaagcgcttactatgtgccaagcactgttctaagcgccgggaaggttacaaggtgagcaggttgtcccacggggggctcacagtcttaatccccattttatagatgagggaactgaggcccagagaagttaagtgtcttgcccaaagtcacacagctgacagttggcggagctggggtttgaactcatgacctctgaactctgagctctgacctctgactccaaagcccgggctctttccactgagccacgctgcttctctatacaataataaacagtgccatcccctgcccacaacaagcctacagtctaggcgggggacgacgacaatcaatcaatcgtatttattgagcgcttactgtgtgcagagcactgtactaagcacttgggaagtacaagttggcaacatgagagACGTCAGTACgtataaataaaatgataaatacggacataagtggtgtggggcagggggagagccaagggagcaagtcagggcgaagcagaagggagggggagatgaggaaaagtggggcttagtcagggaaggcctcttggaggagatgggccttcaatcaatcaatcaatcgtatttattgagcgcttactgtgtgcagagcactgtactaagcgcttgggaagtccaagttggcaacatatagagacggcccctacccaacagtgggctcacaggctagaagaaggctttgaagacggggagagtcgtcgtttgttggatttgaggagcattccgggccaggggcaggacacggGGTGGATGTCGGCGATGAgctagacgagatcgaagtatagtgagcaggttggcacccGGGGAGCTGGGATGTCGAGGGAGagcggcgaggtgaggtaggaggggcaagcaatcaatcaatcaatcgtatttattgagcgcttactgtgtgcagagcactgcactaagcgcttcggaagtacaagtcggcaacacatggagacggtccctacccaacagcgggctcacagtctagaagggggagacagagaacaaaaccgaacatactaacaaaataaaataaatagaatagatatgtacaagtaagataaacagagaaataagtatgtacaaacatatatacaggtaatggaGGGCttaaaagccgatggtaaggagtttctgtttgacgcggaggtggatgggcatccactggagcgtcttgaggaggggggaaacgtgACCTGAGGGTTATAAGAgaaaaatgaggtaggaggggggaaggtgatggtgcgctttaaagcccatggtgaggagtgaatgaatgaatggggcggggGAATGGAAGGGGATGGTCGCCTGACTCGGTGGGCCTgttgggaataacaataataataataataataatgttggtattaagcacttactgtgtgccaagcactgttctaagcactggggggatacaagtttaatcaaggttgtctcacgtggggctcacagtcttaatccccattttacatataataataatgatggcatttattaagcgattactatgtgcaaaacactgttctaagcgcttacatatgagggacc from the Tachyglossus aculeatus isolate mTacAcu1 unplaced genomic scaffold, mTacAcu1.pri scaffold_207_arrow_ctg1, whole genome shotgun sequence genome contains:
- the COMT gene encoding catechol O-methyltransferase codes for the protein FRCPGAGLWPLLVGTVSLAGDQNRLPELPLRPPSRPDSKPPGTSGPIPGSIPQGTPGRVVRAPTAPRLSPSQMPGIPAVPTGLVALLALLALLALLARLAHHHGPTILFWNETILESAANLVLGGSKEQRILRWVLRRAERGNPQSVLDTIDDYCRRKEWAMNVGDEKGLILDGVVRACRPSVLLELGTYCGYSAVRMARLLAPGARLLTVEGNPDFAAIARQVILFAGLQDKVQVVEGTSHEVIPQLKKKCDVATLDLVFIDHAKDQYLPDTILLQDSGLLHPGTVLLADNVIFPGAPDFLSYVRGSGRFSCTHHPAHIEYLSVPDGLEEVVFLG